The Sandaracinus amylolyticus genomic interval TGCTGATCGCATCGCATATGGGCTGCGGCGACTCCGCGCAGCCACCCGGGCACGAACAACCACCGACCGGCGGCCAGCGCGACCTGGACGAGCGCCCGTCTGCCGTCGCCGAGCCGGCTCCGGGGCGCCTGCCGGCCACCACGGACGTCCAGCCGCCGACTGCGCTCCAGGTTCCCGGTGACGAGGGCGCTCCGACGCCGGCACACCAGGTCTCGGCCTCGGACGGTCTGCGTCGATGTGAAACGCTCCTGAGACAGAACCGGCGTGTCGCCGCATACGAGTGCTTTCAGAACGCGTCTTATCCGCCCGCTGGCGAATTCGACGACGGGCGTGCCGCCTGCGGTGCTGGCTGGGGCCTGTTCCGGCTCGGGTATTTGACCGAGGCTGACATGCACCTCCGCGGTGGATTGGCTGCCGCGACTCGTGCGCGCGAGATCCGCGGCGAGGAAACGTTCGACGTCGTGCGTGCGGCTTGCCTGTACAACCTGGGCCGCGTCTCGGAGGCGAGAGGAGATCGCGAACGCGCCGAAGTGTACTACCGCCAGTCGATTCAGCTTCGACCGAACGACGCCGTCCAAGCGCGGCTGGTCGCCTTGCCTGACTCTGGGCGCGCGGGGGAGTTTCTGGAAACCTGTGCCAGTACCGCCGGGGTTGGAGCGCCGATCGGCGGGGAGGACGAGCTCTGTCGCAGACGGCTGTTGCGCACGATTGGAGGGTGGTACTCGGATGGCTTGTCGTACTGCGCGTTCGACCAGGACGATGACACGAATGCGACGCGGCTGAACGAGGAGTACGAGGCCGACGTTCTCTCGATGCACTCGACTTATCGGCAATATGACGAAGATGTGCTCGTGATTCGCGGGCGCGACAGTGTGTACGACCTTGCGTCCCTGGCCATCGCCTCTCCCAACAGCATGGAGTTCGGCGTGCGCGGGCGTGCACGAAGTCTCGCTGTCCGCACGAGCGCGCAACGGATCCCGGAGATCGTCGCGACGGCGGAGCATCTCGACTACGACGACACACCCATCGAGGACCCGATTCGGCTCGCAGACTGCGGCGGTGCAGAGCCGTGCAGCACACTCGCGCCACCCGGCTATCGACCGCACCACTTCGAACGGCGACGCACTAGCCACGTCGTGTGTCGACCGGTTGACGAAGAGTTGTGGTGGTGCGGAACTTTCATTCAGGACACTCCGCCGACTGCCGGGGCGATCGACGAGCGATATCGTTCACGCGGGTGCGCTGCGGAGCCTTGAACTGACCGGAGGCTAGCTCTGGTTCTTGCAGATGGTTTCGATTTTCGAGAACGAGCGTGGGTTCGTCGACGAGAACGGATACCGAGTGTTCTTGGAGCTCGTACAGGCCAAGGCGGTGAACTTCACGGATCCGAAGCGCCGATCGAGCGTGACGGCGTACTGACGCCGCTGGGAGTGCCCTCCGATGCTTCGAAAGCGACCGGTCATTCAGACGCTACAGGCACCTGTGGATGTCTCGGCAGCAACACGGGAGCGGGTCGAGCGAATTGTCACTGCCGCACGGCAGGAAATCGAGCTCGCAAACCATGACGGGGCGTTCCGATCGCTCGTCCGAGCACGAGATGACGCCGAGCACCGCGGAGCGGCGCGCGAGTCGATCGCACTGTCGATCGCGTTCGCGCATCTGCTCCTCGAGGAATCGGAGCTCGACGCGGCGCGCATCGAAGCCTTGTCCGCGGCGCTGCTCGCGCGGCGAGTCCGTGCCTTCGGCCTCGAAGCGCAGGCGCGGGTTGCGCTCGGCGCGGCGCACTTCGCCAACCACGATCCGGAAGCAGCGATCGCGTCGTTAGTCGCGGCCGGCGAGATCGCATTGCGGTCCGAGATGTCGTCCTGCGCCATCGACGCGTTCCGTTGTGCTGCGCAGGTTCTCGCGTGGCTTGGGCGCGACGAGGACGCGCTCGACGCGCTGCTGAGCGCGCTCGCCCTCGCGGACCACACGCTGCCGGACGGCGGCAAGCCCGACCTCAGCGCCGCCGTCGAGGCGACCGTTGCGCTTTGCTTGTTGCACGGCCTCGAGGCCCAGGCCGAGTCGCTGGTGTCGCTGCTGGTCGAACTGCAGCAAGGAGCCGCGAGCCGCGTGCCGCAGTCGGGTGTGTTCGAGGCCGGCGCGCGTCCGACTCCCTCGCCGTGGAGCCCGACACCCTGGCCCACCCAGCTCTAAGGCGACGCGCGATGCGGCGGATCCGGACGCGTGAGCTCGCCTTCGGTCGGGATGGCCACGGGCGGCTTGGAAGCACGGACGCGGCGGGCGAGATCGCGGGCCGCGACGGCGGAGACCTGCATCGCGCCAAGTGCGTCGAGCACATCATCGGCGGTCGCGGTGCGCGCATGACGCTCCGTCGCGAGCAGGCCGTCAACGAGCGCAACGACGGGCTCAGGAAGATGCGGCGCGACCTCGCGGAGGTCGTGTCGACGCCCCTCGACGGTGTTGCGGAAAGTCGCGAGGTCGCTCAGTCCGTCGAACGGCCGCACGCCGCCTGAGAAGAGCTCGAAGAGAACGACGCCGAGCGCGAAGAGATCGGCGCGCCGGTCTTCGTGCATCCCGAGTGCCTGCTCGGGCGCCGTGTACGAAACCTTCCCTCGCGCGCCGCCGCTTTCGGTGCGCTCAGCCGCGTCGATCTTCGCGATGCCGAAGTCCGCGAGCTTCACCGCGCCGTCGTAGCTGATCAGTACGTTCGACGGGCTCACGTCACGGTGCACGACGCGTGCTGGCGCGCCGTCCACGTGACGGAGCTCGTGTGCGTACGCGAGCGCCTTGCTAAGCTCCGCCGCGATGTAGAGAACCACGTCAACCGGGAGCGGCTCGCCGCTGGCGCGCATGCGATGAACGACAACGTCGAGGTCCACGCCGTCGACGAGCTCGAGCGCTTGCCACCACGTTCCAGCGTGGCAGCCGAAGTCATACAGCGAGACGACGTTCGGGTGCCGCAGGAGCGCCGCGAGCCGCGCCTCGTCCTGGAAGCGGCGAACGTACTGCGGGTCCTTTGCACGCGTCGCGAGCACACGTTTCAGACACACGCGTTGGACGAAGCCGGCGCGTCCGGAACGCTCCGCAACGAAAGTCTCGGCCATTCCACCTCGACCGAGTCGCGCGAGAAGTCGGAAGGGGCCGAAGGGCTCGTGCATGACGCGAATCCTCGTGGGTCGTCTGTATGAACGACGGCGGAAGCTGCCTGGCGAACTGGTGCTCGCACCGCGGCAGGGTCCATCAACCCAAATGCCGGGGCTGCGCGGCCGCATCAGGATCGTCGGTCATTAGCAGGCGCCACGAGTAGGGCCGCACACCTCCACGCCGGTAGTTGTAAGCGTAGACGCCGGGATGAACGGTATTTCGCACCTGACGACCAAGGGCGAATGACAGGCACATGGGTGTCGCCGCGAAGAGATGTACACGGCTGATGGAGTCAACGCGAGCGATGCGCTCCAGCGCCTCCCTGAACGTGCTCGAGTACGCTTCGATCTGCGTTCTACTCCGGACGATGTCGAGTGCGGGCGCATCCACAGCGAGCCTCACGATGGGCATTTCGCCGACCGAGGAGACGATCTGGTGTGTCGTGACCGGGTAGCTTACGCCCACCGAGATCGCGACGTCACGCGTGTCGCCGAGATCGTCCGGTTGATGAACTTTCAGATCCGGGAACGGCGTCGTGGACTCCCCAAGCCACCGCCATACGTTTCCGTCGCGCTCTCGTTCGGCGTAGTGCACAGACATGCGTGTGCCGAGGAGGTGGCCCATGTGAATTGCTAAGGGGACGTGGGCAATGCCGTAGTACGCGAGTTCGACGTCAGGCACGCTCTCGAGATGCCCCCAAAGGGCGTTCCTCGCTCGCAGGTGCTCCACGACGACGGCACGCAGATCGACAGCGTTTTCACGCGCGCACGGCGCGCGAACGTCAGCCACGACCTCGTGAACGTGGCGGAACAGAAGCGGCATCGAGCGCGCGAGAGAGCGATCGGGGATGAGCTCCATCGACCGGTGCAGGAGTGTGACGAACGCTGGCATCGCGTCGCGCTTCTTGGCGAGCTCGACCGCTTCGCGGGCACGCTTCTCCGCTTCGGATTTCCACTCGCGGAGCACGTCTGCACTGAACGGTGAGCTGTCCGCGTCCACGATTTCGTGGCAAGCGCAGCACAGCCAGATCCCGTTCGTCGCCGCACGGCGCTGCTCCGGCGTCAGCGTTTCGTCGTAGCGGGGCCCTCCCTTCGCTGCAGAGGTGATGTGACCCGCCTCCCCGACGCTGACGGACTTTGACGGGTCGGAGTGCGGTCCCGCGGTGATCCGGCCACAACCCGGCTTCGAGCACACCGACGCGACTCGGCGCTCGAGCTGGCGCTTCACGTCGGGCGTGAAGTCGTCCCTGTTGCGGCCCATTAGGCGACGCGCACTTTGCGGTTGGCTGTCGCGATCACCCGTCCGTTCCGCACGATCTCGCAGCGCATCGTATGGTCGCCGCGGAAGCGAGTATGACGCCAGGTGACGAGGTCGCGGCCTTCTCGAGTGTGACCTAGGTCGGCGGCAGCTTCGGCCTCGTCGCCTTCGTTCTTCACCGTCCAGCGGACGACGTCGTCGCGCTTGAGCTCGTGCGCGACCTCGAAGCGGAGCCACATTCCTTTTGGGAGCGGCGGCTGCGATGACCGGTACGAAGCCTCTCGAAGAGGTCCGTTCTCGTGTTGGGCCACGCGGATCGTGAGGTTCACCGCGGTGGTCGCATCGGTCTTCGTGTCCTGCTCGGTGACGAAGAAGTCGTGCCGAAAGACAGAGTTCCACGCCGTTCGCGCGGTCGCCTCATCGCAATTGCGATCGTCGAGCACGTCGAGTTTGGGCAGGAGATCGTCCAGGCGCTTCTGCAACCGACGCACCTGTGCCTCGGTCTGCGGTTTCCCTGTGAGCTCCTGGGCCGCGTCGACGGGGCTGAAGACGCGCTGGTTCTTCACGAGCCGATCGCGTAGCGCGATCAACGTCTTTCGCAGGGAGACGTCGTCCCGCGACGGGTCGTGCTGGTACACCTCCGTGACGAGGGTCGTCGCAATCATGCCGCCCGGTAGGCTCCATGATCGACGCGACGCGCAGAATCGCTTCACGAACCGGACGATTCGGCGGAGCTGCCCCCGTTCGACATCGATTAGCCAGAACGGACTGAGCGCGTTCACCCGGTCGGTGAACCACTGGGTCACCTCCGAGGGATCGCGGGCAGTCCAGTCCGCACCGGCGTGCTCCAATCCCTTCGCGGTGCGCCGGTAGACGGCGAGATCCACGTGGTGGCCCTCCGCATACCACACAGTGACAGCGTTCGTACGGGCCTCGGGATCACGAAGAAATGTCGCGCCGGACTGGAGCAGTGCCTCGGCGACTCGCTTTCGTGAATCCAATGCCGAGGCTGGGAGCACGGACTCGTCGAAGATCACTCCGGTGTCGATGTCGTAGTCATCGTCCGGATGCTGGTTGAGCGTGTGCATCGCATAGCTGCCCTGGTCGAGATGACTCTCGAAGGTCGCTTTCGACGCGCCGCGAATGGGACCCAGCTTCTCCAGGCCACTTTTCAGCCGGTCGAGGTTGGTGTCGCGCAGCTTCGCCAGCCTCGCGCGGCCATCTCGACCGAGCCGCAGCTTCTCGTTGTAGAACCGGTTCAGGAGCTTGCTTGCGTCGTACATCGTCGTCGCCTCTCGCGAGTGTTCGACGGAACCATGCCGCGGGACTGACAGCACAAGACGATCCCGACACGTCGATACGCGTACCAAGGTGATCCCGGCGCGGAACTCGGCGGGTCTAGTGACTCGCTCTCAGATACTCGATCGTCTCCCACATCACGCGACAGTCGACCTCGTTGTAACGCTCGACCTCGCGTGCGAGATCGATATCGCGCAGCGCGCACCCACGCTCTCGCGCCTCGCGCTGTGCCGACCACGCCGCGACCATCGCGCCGAGCCCGTCCGTCGGTCCGTCGGACCACGACGTCTTGACGAGGCCGTGCGTGTGCAGCGCCTTCGCGATCGCTTTGAGGCCGAATCCGAGCGCACCGCGCACCACCACCGGCTCGGCCTTTATCACGCGGTTCAGGAAGTCGAACCACTCGGGCACCGGCCACTCGGCGCTCGGGTGCCGACGGCGCGCGGAATTGTACGCGGTCTCGAGGTTCGACACTTCGGCGGGCGACCAGTGGAAGACGCGTGGTGCGCCCTTCGTGCCACGGCGGGCCTGGACCGCGCGCATGTGGTCAAACCACGCGGTCAGCACGCGTGCCTCGCTCTCCGCGTCGAGCGCGTCTGCGGTGAAGCAGCGGAACACCCAGTCACCGTTCTCGATGTGACCGCACCCGACCATGAAGATCAGCGGCTGGCCGCCGCGCTCGGGGAGCTTCTCGAAATCGTCGTCGAGATCACTGATAGTCTCGAAGTCGACGAAGAACTCGAGCTCACTCGGGCGACGCCACTCGCCCTCCGCGACCTGAACCCTTGCGGGTCGAACCGGAGGTCCCGACGCATCGCGGTTGACCTCGAGCAGAGCGTCGAAGACAGGCTTGGTCTTCGGGCCCTTGAGCCCGACATCTTCGGCCGTGAGGCGCTTGTCGTCCCACGCGCGGATCTTCTTCTCGATCGCCGCCGCGCGGCGGTCGACGCCGACCTGCCAGAGCAGCGTGAGATCCTTCGTCTCGCTCGCAATCCTCCGCTTCGCGCCGTGCCACGGCGCGTCGAGCGTGTTCTTCATGTTGGGTCGCAGGGCGTCGTCAGAGATGAGCGGCAGCACGCTCCACTCGGAGCCGCGATCACGCACCTTGCGCACCCACTGCACGGCGGCTTCGACCTCGTCGGCGAGGCTCCGCCCCTTCGCGAGCCGGCCGTCCTGCGGGACCCACGCCAGACGGTCCATGCACGAGCGCCCGCGCGCCTTGCCCTGTTCCCAGCCCCGGCCGAGCAAGAACGACGAGGGCGGCAGGAAGCCCTGAGCGCGTCCGAGCGCGCGATTGTAGAGGAAGAGCTGCGCCTTGTAGGCGCGGGCCGAGCCCTCGTTGCCGAGCTCGCCGGACTCGAGCAGGTGCAGCGTCGTGAACTTCGCGTCGACGACCCGGTAGTGCCAGGGCCGCTCTCCGAGCCCGGGAGCCCTCACGCTCGCGACGCTCGGCGCGTCGGGCCGCGTCGCATCGAACCACCCGGCGTCGAGCTCGAGCGCGTCGGGGAAAAGGCGCTCGAGCACGTCGCTGCGGACGAGCAGGTCGGGCGCGCCGTAGGTGCGGGTCTCGAGATCGTGGAGCACGGCCTCGTGAATCACCTCCACGCCATCTCGCATCGCCGCGAGTGTCTCCTCGGCCTTGCGCGGATCGGCAGTGTGTTCGGGACTCCTGGAGATGCGCACCACGTTCGCGCGCTGCGAGATCAGGCGCACCACCGCCTGCTCGAACTCGCGGCTCTTGGTCATTACGAAGCGCGTGAAGTCGGTTCGCGGATCGAAACCCGGCCTCGCGTCGTCACGCTCGAAGCCCTTCTCCACGCCGTAGAGATCGAGCCAGTCGAGCAGCGGATCCGCGAGCATCCAGCTCCGGGTCCGAGTCGCGGCGACCCAGTCCTCCCAGCCAGTGCGGTTCGCGTCGGTCCGCGCCGGCCGAGCGGTCTCGGCGTACGCGATCCGCAGCTCGTCATCGGCTTCCAGCGTTCGCGCCGGCGCGGGCTCCACGAGCTCGAAGCGGGACGGCTGCGCGATCCCCCGGAGCAGCGCCGGGATCGCGGACGCGTCCTCGAGCACTTCATAGCGCCAGCGGCCGAACCCGCCGTGGTGGTTGATCGCCTTTACCCAGCGCTGAGCCGCGCTCTCCTTCGTCTTCGCGTCCTCGTTCCGCCAGCCCTTGGTCTCGAGGATGACCGTGACCTCGCCGCCGTCGTCGGCGCGTACGCGCACCAAGAAGTCGGGCAGGTACGAGCGCGAGACCATCTCGTCGCCGCTCGCGCGGATCTCGTACGGGATCACGAAGCCGAGCCGGTCGTTCTTCACGTACGAGACGACGACGTCCGCCAGGTCTGCGTGCTCCAGGTAGAGCATCGCCTGACCTTCAAGCCCGCTGTCGACGACGAGGTGCGAGACGTGGCTCCGGGTCGTCGGATGCGCGGTCTTCGTGGTGCGGAACTGCACATCCTCGGTCGAGCCAATCGGTCGGTGTCGTTCGATGCGCGGCAACAGAGGCGTCTCGCCGAGATCGTCGTCGGGCTCGATCGCGTCGAGGATCCGCGTGCGCACCTTCTCGGCGTATTTCTCGAGCGCGACCTCCTCGCGGCGCGCCCCGCCGATCGCGACGAGGCGTTTGTCGAACACGTCCTCGACGATCGTGAGCACCTGCGGGAAGAGGACCTGCGCCTGACCGGGTGACCACGTGCTCTCGCCATCTCCGGCGTGCGCACGGGTCATCTGCCGCACGATGTCGGCGGCGATGCGGAACGCGGTCTTCTGCAGGCGATGCTCTTCGTGGAACGGAAGACGGGTGAACGTCTCCAGCTCCTCCATCACTCCCACGAACTTCCGGCCGCCCTCGGTGGGCAGGCTGGGCGCGACCTGGGTCAGTGTCGTCTCGACACTCGGCTCGATCGTGAGCGATGGGATGCTCTCCACGTCGCAGCGCACGCGCTGCTTCACGTCGAGCACGTAACCCTCGACGCGCGGGAACTCGATGGCCAGGTGCTTCCGCGCCGGGTCCGCCTGCACCAGCGTCGAGGGTTGAGGCGGCTTGGGCGGACGGGTGCCGGTGCCCTGCACCGGGATGACCTCGAACGGCACGCCGAAGATGTCGGCGTACTCCGGCTCGAGCATCCCGTCGTCGTTCACCTCGTAGCTCATGCGGCGCAGCGCGCGCCCGACAACCTGCTCGCAGAGAAGCTGCGACGAGAACGCGCGGAGGCCGAGGATCTGCGTGACGTTCTGCGCGTCCCAGCCCTCGGTGAGCATCCCGACGCTCACGACGCACCGGACGTGCTTGCCGGGCGGCTCGGCGAGCTGCGCGCGCGCCTCGTCGGGCAGGTTCTGCACCGAGGCCGGCAGCACGCTGCCCTCCCACTGCGCCTTGCCGACCGTGGCGACCTTCAGGCGCAGGAGCTGCTCCTGCACTTTCTTGCTCGCCCCGCCGGTCTCGGACTCCGCTTCCTTCAGCACCGACGTGTCGATCTGGAACGACACGTCACCCGCGAGCTCGCCGAGGACGTAGCCGGCCCGCACGTGCTCGGCGATCACCTGCGCGATCTTCGTGTTCGCCGCGACGACGATCATCGCGGGCGGCACCGGCTGCCCCGACGCGCGGAACTCCGCCAGCGTCTCCTGCCACTTGCCGGCGAGCATCGACAGCGCGCCCTGCGCTTCCCGCCACACCGCGTCCGGGCTCGGCGCCGCTCGCGCTCCGCCGCGCTCCGCGGGGCTGAGCTTTTCGAGCACGGTGCGCCAGAGGTGGAAGTACTGCGGATCGGGCTTGCCTGAGTCGTCGCGCACCGGGATGCGCGGCACCTTCGTGATTCCGCTCTCGATCGCGTCGACGAGCGAGAAGTCGCTCACGATCCACGGCAGCGGCTCGCCCTCGGGGCGACCCGAGCCCTTGAGCGCGAAGGGTGTCGCCGAGAGGTCGATGCAGAGCTTGATGCCGGGCTGCTTCGGGCCCTTGCCGAGCACCTTGTTGATGCGGTCGAGCCCGCCGACCCAGACCGTCGCCTCCTCGGCCTCGTCCTTCGCCTCGTCGCGCTCGTCGCGCGAGAGCCCCTCGAGCTCGGTCTGCTGGTCCTCGATCGGCTTCGCGGGGCGCCACGCGTGGTGCGCCTCGTCGTTGAGCACGAGGATCTGCTGGGCGCCGCGCAGCTTCTTCAGCACGCGCCGCACGAACGCGGCGTCGCTCTCCACGCCGCGCTGCACGACGCCGCGTTTGCCCTCGTCGGAGCGCACGAGGAACTCGTGCCAGTTCGAGATCTGTACCTTGCCGCGCGCGAGCAGCTCGCGATAGCCGCGGGGCACGAGGTCGAAGCGCTCGTAGTAGCTGCCGGCGACGTTGGGATCGAGGACCCCGAGCCGGTCCTTCACCGTGAGGTTCGGCGCGACGACGAGGATCGCGTCGGTGAAGCGCCCGTCGGTCTTGTTGGTGAGCCTGTTCAGGATCGACCACGCGGCGAGCATCGCCATCACGGTCGTCTTGCCCGACCCGGTCGCCATCTTCGTGCAGTACCGAGTGAGCGGCAGGTAGCCCTTCGCGACGCTCTCGGGATCGACCGGGACGTCGGGCTCGATGCGGATGCCCTGGCGATCCGCCTCCGATGCCTCGACCAGGTAAATGATCGTCTCAGCGGCCTCGCGCTGGCAGAAGAAGATCGGGCGCCGGGCGGGGTCGTTCCAGTGGTCGAGGAGGTCGCGAGTGGTGCGGCTGACGTTGGGGTAGTTGCGCGCGCGCCACTCCTTCACTCGCGCTCGGATGTCGTTGACCGTGTGGAGCAGGATCTGCTGCTGCTGCGCGTGCGCGACGTCGCCCGCGCGCTCGGTTCGCGCGAGCCCGGTGTAGCCCGCGGGGCGCCGCCCCTCTCCCACGCGCGCGCTGGGCCCGGAGAAGTCC includes:
- a CDS encoding tetratricopeptide repeat protein; the protein is MGCGDSAQPPGHEQPPTGGQRDLDERPSAVAEPAPGRLPATTDVQPPTALQVPGDEGAPTPAHQVSASDGLRRCETLLRQNRRVAAYECFQNASYPPAGEFDDGRAACGAGWGLFRLGYLTEADMHLRGGLAAATRAREIRGEETFDVVRAACLYNLGRVSEARGDRERAEVYYRQSIQLRPNDAVQARLVALPDSGRAGEFLETCASTAGVGAPIGGEDELCRRRLLRTIGGWYSDGLSYCAFDQDDDTNATRLNEEYEADVLSMHSTYRQYDEDVLVIRGRDSVYDLASLAIASPNSMEFGVRGRARSLAVRTSAQRIPEIVATAEHLDYDDTPIEDPIRLADCGGAEPCSTLAPPGYRPHHFERRRTSHVVCRPVDEELWWCGTFIQDTPPTAGAIDERYRSRGCAAEP
- a CDS encoding serine/threonine-protein kinase is translated as MHEPFGPFRLLARLGRGGMAETFVAERSGRAGFVQRVCLKRVLATRAKDPQYVRRFQDEARLAALLRHPNVVSLYDFGCHAGTWWQALELVDGVDLDVVVHRMRASGEPLPVDVVLYIAAELSKALAYAHELRHVDGAPARVVHRDVSPSNVLISYDGAVKLADFGIAKIDAAERTESGGARGKVSYTAPEQALGMHEDRRADLFALGVVLFELFSGGVRPFDGLSDLATFRNTVEGRRHDLREVAPHLPEPVVALVDGLLATERHARTATADDVLDALGAMQVSAVAARDLARRVRASKPPVAIPTEGELTRPDPPHRASP
- a CDS encoding SAVED domain-containing protein produces the protein MKRQLERRVASVCSKPGCGRITAGPHSDPSKSVSVGEAGHITSAAKGGPRYDETLTPEQRRAATNGIWLCCACHEIVDADSSPFSADVLREWKSEAEKRAREAVELAKKRDAMPAFVTLLHRSMELIPDRSLARSMPLLFRHVHEVVADVRAPCARENAVDLRAVVVEHLRARNALWGHLESVPDVELAYYGIAHVPLAIHMGHLLGTRMSVHYAERERDGNVWRWLGESTTPFPDLKVHQPDDLGDTRDVAISVGVSYPVTTHQIVSSVGEMPIVRLAVDAPALDIVRSRTQIEAYSSTFREALERIARVDSISRVHLFAATPMCLSFALGRQVRNTVHPGVYAYNYRRGGVRPYSWRLLMTDDPDAAAQPRHLG
- a CDS encoding nucleotide-binding domain-containing protein, with protein sequence MYDASKLLNRFYNEKLRLGRDGRARLAKLRDTNLDRLKSGLEKLGPIRGASKATFESHLDQGSYAMHTLNQHPDDDYDIDTGVIFDESVLPASALDSRKRVAEALLQSGATFLRDPEARTNAVTVWYAEGHHVDLAVYRRTAKGLEHAGADWTARDPSEVTQWFTDRVNALSPFWLIDVERGQLRRIVRFVKRFCASRRSWSLPGGMIATTLVTEVYQHDPSRDDVSLRKTLIALRDRLVKNQRVFSPVDAAQELTGKPQTEAQVRRLQKRLDDLLPKLDVLDDRNCDEATARTAWNSVFRHDFFVTEQDTKTDATTAVNLTIRVAQHENGPLREASYRSSQPPLPKGMWLRFEVAHELKRDDVVRWTVKNEGDEAEAAADLGHTREGRDLVTWRHTRFRGDHTMRCEIVRNGRVIATANRKVRVA
- a CDS encoding BPTD_3080 family restriction endonuclease codes for the protein MSHELPRNAVDNPILNSPFHEPTRYWDFSGPSARVGEGRRPAGYTGLARTERAGDVAHAQQQQILLHTVNDIRARVKEWRARNYPNVSRTTRDLLDHWNDPARRPIFFCQREAAETIIYLVEASEADRQGIRIEPDVPVDPESVAKGYLPLTRYCTKMATGSGKTTVMAMLAAWSILNRLTNKTDGRFTDAILVVAPNLTVKDRLGVLDPNVAGSYYERFDLVPRGYRELLARGKVQISNWHEFLVRSDEGKRGVVQRGVESDAAFVRRVLKKLRGAQQILVLNDEAHHAWRPAKPIEDQQTELEGLSRDERDEAKDEAEEATVWVGGLDRINKVLGKGPKQPGIKLCIDLSATPFALKGSGRPEGEPLPWIVSDFSLVDAIESGITKVPRIPVRDDSGKPDPQYFHLWRTVLEKLSPAERGGARAAPSPDAVWREAQGALSMLAGKWQETLAEFRASGQPVPPAMIVVAANTKIAQVIAEHVRAGYVLGELAGDVSFQIDTSVLKEAESETGGASKKVQEQLLRLKVATVGKAQWEGSVLPASVQNLPDEARAQLAEPPGKHVRCVVSVGMLTEGWDAQNVTQILGLRAFSSQLLCEQVVGRALRRMSYEVNDDGMLEPEYADIFGVPFEVIPVQGTGTRPPKPPQPSTLVQADPARKHLAIEFPRVEGYVLDVKQRVRCDVESIPSLTIEPSVETTLTQVAPSLPTEGGRKFVGVMEELETFTRLPFHEEHRLQKTAFRIAADIVRQMTRAHAGDGESTWSPGQAQVLFPQVLTIVEDVFDKRLVAIGGARREEVALEKYAEKVRTRILDAIEPDDDLGETPLLPRIERHRPIGSTEDVQFRTTKTAHPTTRSHVSHLVVDSGLEGQAMLYLEHADLADVVVSYVKNDRLGFVIPYEIRASGDEMVSRSYLPDFLVRVRADDGGEVTVILETKGWRNEDAKTKESAAQRWVKAINHHGGFGRWRYEVLEDASAIPALLRGIAQPSRFELVEPAPARTLEADDELRIAYAETARPARTDANRTGWEDWVAATRTRSWMLADPLLDWLDLYGVEKGFERDDARPGFDPRTDFTRFVMTKSREFEQAVVRLISQRANVVRISRSPEHTADPRKAEETLAAMRDGVEVIHEAVLHDLETRTYGAPDLLVRSDVLERLFPDALELDAGWFDATRPDAPSVASVRAPGLGERPWHYRVVDAKFTTLHLLESGELGNEGSARAYKAQLFLYNRALGRAQGFLPPSSFLLGRGWEQGKARGRSCMDRLAWVPQDGRLAKGRSLADEVEAAVQWVRKVRDRGSEWSVLPLISDDALRPNMKNTLDAPWHGAKRRIASETKDLTLLWQVGVDRRAAAIEKKIRAWDDKRLTAEDVGLKGPKTKPVFDALLEVNRDASGPPVRPARVQVAEGEWRRPSELEFFVDFETISDLDDDFEKLPERGGQPLIFMVGCGHIENGDWVFRCFTADALDAESEARVLTAWFDHMRAVQARRGTKGAPRVFHWSPAEVSNLETAYNSARRRHPSAEWPVPEWFDFLNRVIKAEPVVVRGALGFGLKAIAKALHTHGLVKTSWSDGPTDGLGAMVAAWSAQREARERGCALRDIDLAREVERYNEVDCRVMWETIEYLRASH